A region from the Melanotaenia boesemani isolate fMelBoe1 chromosome 11, fMelBoe1.pri, whole genome shotgun sequence genome encodes:
- the poc5 gene encoding centrosomal protein POC5 isoform X2: MSSDEEEPSSPVLPKDSDPGSSVSSELQDEYEELLRYAVVTPKVDTLVGTHLRGPISLSKDGAKLKHLQDPAKEAKDGRHSSRSIRSSQASPLVVEPSTHLKASQGRAAGRASSRTSLLSDAPSERLRVPSARSRSNSPDPHEFFETEMFISEENINKMENILDTWSNNLKTNVLNEIRKWKFAFIEQHRLEMMKERERHAAQIAGVKSEVDGLKELLQSYETSNQRKDEVIVNLNQVLDRQKQNIEKMRAFTKWRLMHIETKEEAHAVQVAQQHYNFQLKKKVWLGWHSLVQKHWKVKVEQACRSRAEEVCSRLSSDYEAKLTEQCKALEKAQAEIRRLQVEREEYEESMKKAFMRGVCALNMEALSMFHSTEGRPEQPPVHEHQDSLPSQEKPGPSTLAQLRPYPSSTTRFSPVHYDHPDPSHSEADEMVGLRGPMYQEEVPPSTTVVHSSLPLGGIASSHKQVSGRIVTASQQKPSKTVTARITARTNVEKAARTNLQVMGVAPPMSSVIIERHHPVTQLTIGQATAAKFPRSSQLSHTSTAGRGSSRPHTGTCHVHSIKVVD; encoded by the exons ATGTCTTCAGATGAAGAGGAACCATCTAGTCCTGTTCTGCCCAAAGACTCAGACCCAGGTAGCTCTGTGTCCTCAGAGCTTCAG GATGAGTACGAGGAGCTCCTCCGCTATGCTGTTGTTACTCCAAAGGTTGACACACTTGTAGGTACTCATCTGAGGGGTCCAATTTCCCTAAGTAAAGATGGTGCAAAGCTGAAGCATCTACAAG ATCCTGCAAAAGAGGCAAAGGATGGAAGACATTCCAGCAGAAGCATAAGATCATCACAGGCCTCTCCTTTGGTTGTTGAGCCCTCCACTCACTTAAAAGCCTCTCAAG GCAGAGCGGCAGGGCGGGCATCTAGCAGGACATCACTGCTCTCAGATGCTCCTTCAGAGAGGTTACGGGTGCCATCCGCGAGGTCCAGGTCAAACAGCCCAGACCCCCATGAGTTTTTCGAGACAGAGATGTTCATTTCGGAGGAGAACATTAACAAGATGGAGAACATTCTGGACACATGGAGCAACAATCTGAAG ACAAATGTGCTGAATGAAATACGGAAGTGGAAGTTTGCCTTCATAGAGCAACACAGGCTGGAAATGATGAAGGAGAGGGAAAGGCATGCGGCCCAAATAGCTGGTGTGAAGTCAGAGGTAGATGGCCTTAAGGAGTTACTACAGTCCTATGAGACTTCAAACCAGAGAAAAGATGAG GTGATTGTGAACCTGAACCAGGTGTtggacagacaaaaacaaaacattgaaaaGATGAGGGCTTTTACCAAGTGGAGACTCATGCACATTGAGACAAAAGAAGAG GCTCATGCTGTTCAAGTAGCCCAGCAGCACTACAATTTCCAGCTGAAGAAGAAGGTGTGGTTAGGCTGGCACTCTTTAGTCCAGAAACACTGGAAGGTCAAGGTGGAGCAAGCTTGCCGTTCAAGGGCTGAGGAGGTCTGCTCTCGCCTATCTTCAGACTACGAAGCCAAGCTGACAGAG CAATGCAAAGCTTTAGAGAAGGCTCAGGCAGAGATTCGTAGACTGCAAGTAGAACGAGAGGAATATGAAGAATCTATGAAGAAAGCCTTCATGAGAGGTGTATGTGCGCTCAACATGGAGGCTCTCAGTATGTTTCACTCCACAGAGGGACGACCAGAGCAACCTCCAGTTCATGAACATCAAG aCTCTTTGCCTTCTCAGGAAAAGCCTGGTCCGTCTACACTGGCTCAACTTCGTCCATATCCCAGCTCCACCACAAGGTTCAGTCCCGTCCACTACGACCACCCAGACCCTTCCCACAGTGAAGCGGATGAAATG GTGGGTTTGAGAGGCCCCATGTATCAGGAAGAGGTACCCCCGTCCACTACAGTGGTGCACAGCTCACTTCCACTTGGAGGCATTGCAAGTTCCCACAAACAG GTCAGTGGTCGTATTGTGACAGCAAGTCAGCAAAAGCCTTCAAAGACTGTAACGGCTCGCATCACTGCACGCACTAATGTTGAAAAGGCAGCACGGACCAATCTCCAGGTGATGGGAGTGGCTCCACCCATGAGCTCCGTGATTATTGAACGTCATCATCCTGTTACACAG CTTACCATCGGACAGGCCACAGCTGCTAAGTTTCCTCGATCCTCACAGCTCAGCCACACTTCCACTGCAGGCCGAGGGTCCTCCCGACCGCACACTGGCACATGCCACGTGCACTCCATCAAAGTAGTTGACTGA
- the poc5 gene encoding centrosomal protein POC5 isoform X1: MSSDEEEPSSPVLPKDSDPGSSVSSELQDEYEELLRYAVVTPKVDTLVGTHLRGPISLSKDGAKLKHLQDPAKEAKDGRHSSRSIRSSQASPLVVEPSTHLKASQAGRAAGRASSRTSLLSDAPSERLRVPSARSRSNSPDPHEFFETEMFISEENINKMENILDTWSNNLKTNVLNEIRKWKFAFIEQHRLEMMKERERHAAQIAGVKSEVDGLKELLQSYETSNQRKDEVIVNLNQVLDRQKQNIEKMRAFTKWRLMHIETKEEAHAVQVAQQHYNFQLKKKVWLGWHSLVQKHWKVKVEQACRSRAEEVCSRLSSDYEAKLTEQCKALEKAQAEIRRLQVEREEYEESMKKAFMRGVCALNMEALSMFHSTEGRPEQPPVHEHQDSLPSQEKPGPSTLAQLRPYPSSTTRFSPVHYDHPDPSHSEADEMVGLRGPMYQEEVPPSTTVVHSSLPLGGIASSHKQVSGRIVTASQQKPSKTVTARITARTNVEKAARTNLQVMGVAPPMSSVIIERHHPVTQLTIGQATAAKFPRSSQLSHTSTAGRGSSRPHTGTCHVHSIKVVD, translated from the exons ATGTCTTCAGATGAAGAGGAACCATCTAGTCCTGTTCTGCCCAAAGACTCAGACCCAGGTAGCTCTGTGTCCTCAGAGCTTCAG GATGAGTACGAGGAGCTCCTCCGCTATGCTGTTGTTACTCCAAAGGTTGACACACTTGTAGGTACTCATCTGAGGGGTCCAATTTCCCTAAGTAAAGATGGTGCAAAGCTGAAGCATCTACAAG ATCCTGCAAAAGAGGCAAAGGATGGAAGACATTCCAGCAGAAGCATAAGATCATCACAGGCCTCTCCTTTGGTTGTTGAGCCCTCCACTCACTTAAAAGCCTCTCAAG CTGGCAGAGCGGCAGGGCGGGCATCTAGCAGGACATCACTGCTCTCAGATGCTCCTTCAGAGAGGTTACGGGTGCCATCCGCGAGGTCCAGGTCAAACAGCCCAGACCCCCATGAGTTTTTCGAGACAGAGATGTTCATTTCGGAGGAGAACATTAACAAGATGGAGAACATTCTGGACACATGGAGCAACAATCTGAAG ACAAATGTGCTGAATGAAATACGGAAGTGGAAGTTTGCCTTCATAGAGCAACACAGGCTGGAAATGATGAAGGAGAGGGAAAGGCATGCGGCCCAAATAGCTGGTGTGAAGTCAGAGGTAGATGGCCTTAAGGAGTTACTACAGTCCTATGAGACTTCAAACCAGAGAAAAGATGAG GTGATTGTGAACCTGAACCAGGTGTtggacagacaaaaacaaaacattgaaaaGATGAGGGCTTTTACCAAGTGGAGACTCATGCACATTGAGACAAAAGAAGAG GCTCATGCTGTTCAAGTAGCCCAGCAGCACTACAATTTCCAGCTGAAGAAGAAGGTGTGGTTAGGCTGGCACTCTTTAGTCCAGAAACACTGGAAGGTCAAGGTGGAGCAAGCTTGCCGTTCAAGGGCTGAGGAGGTCTGCTCTCGCCTATCTTCAGACTACGAAGCCAAGCTGACAGAG CAATGCAAAGCTTTAGAGAAGGCTCAGGCAGAGATTCGTAGACTGCAAGTAGAACGAGAGGAATATGAAGAATCTATGAAGAAAGCCTTCATGAGAGGTGTATGTGCGCTCAACATGGAGGCTCTCAGTATGTTTCACTCCACAGAGGGACGACCAGAGCAACCTCCAGTTCATGAACATCAAG aCTCTTTGCCTTCTCAGGAAAAGCCTGGTCCGTCTACACTGGCTCAACTTCGTCCATATCCCAGCTCCACCACAAGGTTCAGTCCCGTCCACTACGACCACCCAGACCCTTCCCACAGTGAAGCGGATGAAATG GTGGGTTTGAGAGGCCCCATGTATCAGGAAGAGGTACCCCCGTCCACTACAGTGGTGCACAGCTCACTTCCACTTGGAGGCATTGCAAGTTCCCACAAACAG GTCAGTGGTCGTATTGTGACAGCAAGTCAGCAAAAGCCTTCAAAGACTGTAACGGCTCGCATCACTGCACGCACTAATGTTGAAAAGGCAGCACGGACCAATCTCCAGGTGATGGGAGTGGCTCCACCCATGAGCTCCGTGATTATTGAACGTCATCATCCTGTTACACAG CTTACCATCGGACAGGCCACAGCTGCTAAGTTTCCTCGATCCTCACAGCTCAGCCACACTTCCACTGCAGGCCGAGGGTCCTCCCGACCGCACACTGGCACATGCCACGTGCACTCCATCAAAGTAGTTGACTGA